From the genome of Phycisphaerae bacterium:
TCGGGGTCGAGCCGGAGGGCCTCGCGGAAGTGCTCGAGGGCCTTGGCCGGTTGATGCTGATAGAGGAGATTCCAGCCGAGGTTGGCGTGGGTGACGGACTCTTCCGGCTCGTCGGCCAGGGCGGCATGGAGTGCCGCGTGGGCTTCCTGCTTGCGACCCATCCGCGTCAGGGCGATGGCCCGGATGTTGGCGCACTGGGTGTTGCCCGGATCGATGGCCATGCCCTGTTCGGCGGCCTGGAGGGCGGCCGGCCATTGGCGCTGCTGGAAGAGGATGTTTGCCCGGAGGGCGTGGTACGGAGCCTCCTGCGGGTCGAGCCGGATGGCTTCCTCGATGGCGCGTCCGGCCTCGTCGAGGCGATTGCGGTCGTGCAGCACGACGGCCATGGCGTAGTGCGAGAAGGACGCGTCCGGGGCGGAACCGATGGCGGCCCGGGCGGACTCCGTGGCCTCCTTGTACCTCTCTGTGCCCGCCAGGCAGATGGCGAGCATGGCGTGCCCCCAGCCGTCGTCCGGATCTTCGGCGAGCCCCTGGCGGAGTTCGGGTTCGGCGAGGTCAAACCGCGATTGGCCGATCAAGGCGCTGGCTCGTGCGAAGTGGATGTTCATGTCAGCCTGAGGTACTTGAGGACGTCGTCGTAGAGACCGCCCTGATTGGCGTAGACCGCATAATTCCGGGCCGTCGAGAACCACTCGCGGGTGGACGGCTGCACCTTCTTTGCCCCGGTGGCCAGGTCCTTGGTGGTCAGTGGCGAGGGCGTGCCGGCCTTCATCGCCTCGCGGAGCTTGTCCTCGATGGCCATGTCGACCACGGCCTTGAGGTCGGCTCCGGAGAAGTTCTCGGTCGCCTTGGCCAGCTTATCATAGTCCAGGTCGCTGAGCGGCTTACCCCGGCAGAGGATTCGCAGCACCGCCGCCCGGGCGGTTGTGTCGGGTGGGGGAATGAAGAGGATGCGGTCGAACCGCCCCGGTCGCCGGAACGCTGAGTCGAGATGCCAAGGGGCATTGGTGGCGGCGAGGATGAGCACGCCATCGTTGGAGGCCTTGGCCCCGTCGAGTTCGGCGAGGAACTGGTTGACGACCTGCCGCCCGGCGCTGCCTCGCAAGTCGCTGCGGCTGGCTCCGAGGGCGTCCACCTCGTCGAAGAAGAGCACGCACGGCCGATTGCCGCGGGCCTGCTCGAAGACCTGGTGCAGGTTGCGCTCGCTGTTGCCCAGCCACATGTCGAGCACGTCGTTGATCCCGACGACGAGGAAGCCGGCCTTGATTTCGCCAGCTGTTGCCCGAGCCAAGTGGGTCTTGCCACACCCGGGTGGGCCGTACATAAGAATACCCCCGCCGATCGGTTTGCCGTAGGCCTCATACAGTTCGCGATGGGTCAGCGGGTGGATGATCTTGAGGCGGATTTCCTCCTTGACCGATTCCATTCCGCCGACGTCGGCAAAGGTGATCTTGGGCCGCTCCATCTGGAGATCGGGGCCGGGGGTCGAATCGCCGCCGATCCCCATACGGATGCGTCCGTTGTCGACTTCGTCCTCCGGTTCGCTGCCCACGCCGAGCCGTTCGGCGAGTTCCTCATTGGCCGCACCGGGATCGGCCTCGATGGCTCGTTTGTATTGACGGACTGCTCGTTCCGCGTTGCCCTCCTGGAGCAGGAGCCGGGCGTGCAGGACGTAGATCGCCGCCGGGGTATCCGGGCGTTTCAGGAATTCCTCGACGATGACCAAGGCGTGGCTCTGCTTGCCCGCCTGGTAGAACGCCTGGGCCAGCCCGACCTTGAGCTCGCGGGCGTCGGCCGCCTGGGCCAGTCCTGCCCGGAAGACCTCGATGGCTTCTTCTGCTCGTCCGACGCGGAGCAGCAAATCACCGAGATGCCGCCGGAGGGCGAGGTTGTCCGGGGACGCCTCGAGGGCGGCGCGAAGGGCCTGGATGGCATCGTTTCCATGGAGCATAGGTGTTCGAGCCTACCGGCCCCCCCTGCTCAGGTCAACGCGTTGCCGGCCTGGGGAAGCTCGGGGGCGTGGGCCGAACGGGACCGCGCCGGTGCCTCTTGGGCGTCGTCCAGGCGGAACGGGTGGCGTGTTTTTAGGCATTCGCGATTCCGGTGGCGTTCGTCGCGGCAGGTGAGCACGTCTTCTAGGTCAAACGAACCCATTGGTCCGACGCGGGAACCGCGTTTTCAGGGCTACCGACCGGTCTCGACGTCCGATGGTGCACACATCGCAGCGCCAAACGAAGCCAATTGCGCGGTCAGCGGTCGGCAGTCGGCGGTTGCCGCTCAGTCCCCGGGCGGTCAAGCAAAGAAGCTCCCTTGGCGGGTCTTCCGTTGTTCGGACGAGCGCTTGATGTCGCCGATCGCGGCTGGTGTCCGTGATACGCACGCCGGTTCTGGTCACGCTGGCTGTCGTGTCCGGCAGGCACGCACCAGGGATGAGCTGACAGCTGGCTGTTGGCCGGAGAGGGGGCGGGAGAAGCTATCGAGATTTCAAAGAGCTGGGAGGCGAACCGAGGGGATCGTCCTCTACACTCATATCACTTGTCCCATCCCGGGCGTGGAAAAGCAGCCGTGAGCGATCAGTGGTCAGCAAGAGGAACGGATGGAACCTCACGGCGTTTGAAATAAACGGACCTGTCCCGTTTATCCGGGCCCAGCGAAAGGGTCTACACTCCGCCGGCGCCTCAAAAACAGCAGCAGTGCCGTTCCATCCTGATACCTTTCTTGTTCGACGATCGTCAGCAATTCTCTTAGCTGGGCCGGGCCGGCGTTCTTAAGCAGGCTCATCGTGTCAACCTGGGGCGGGGGCCTTTGCTGCCCTGATGAGGGCGCGGGGCTCGGTTGGCCCGAAGCTGGACGGCAGCATCTTGACATTGGTTCGGGGCGCGGTGTACAAGAGAGTGGAACGGGGATGGGCGTGGGGCGGCAGATGCCCCCGCCGTCATATCTGAATGGTCCTGTGTCGGGAGGGCGCGAAGGAGCAACGGCGATCAACCGAGGCAGATGTCCGGGGGCAGGGTGCACGTTGACCCGCCTGTGGACGGCCTAGCGCCGGATGACCCTCTGCCTTGTTCACGCCCGCAACCGTCATCGGATTGAGCAGGTTTGAGAATCTATTAGGGTTTTTTGGTACCATCCACGAGAATGGAAGGAGAGCCTCATGTATCCCGAGGATTCAGGACAGCGGACCGGTGTGGGCCTTGTCATGCGGATTGTCGTCGGCCTACTGCTGACGTCCACCTTCGCCGCCCAGGGCGCGCCGCTGATCACGTCCGTGACGGATGTTGCGGGCAATCCGCCCTTGATGAACTATGGCGGCATCTACGGGTCGCAGCGTGAGAACGACAGCGGCTATCCCAACGCCACTCCGCCGGTGGCTCCGGCCATCCTATACTTCGGCGATCGTGTGTTCTGCATGACCGACCGGACGCACCAGTACGTGGCCCCGCGGTTTGAGGCGACCAGCGGCGTGCTGGGCGGGGATGCTCTGGGAGTCATTCCGCCCTACCTGGTTGGCGGCGAGTACGTTTCTACCCGGAATGACAACAAGAACGTTGCCGGTTTCCAGATTTCGGTCACGGTCGGCGCGGACGTCACCGCGTACCTGCTCATCGACAATCGGAATGGTGACACCAACAACGGTAATCCGCCCACGCTCGGGAACGGCACCATGGACTGGGTGGCTGCCGACGGGTGGACTCAGGCGGATACCGGTCTCTCCCCCAACATGCCGGACGGCTCGCGGCAGCCCGACTTCGTCGGCATCGACGAGGGAAGCAACCTCAATCCTGATCCCCCCAACACGGGCGCGGACTTCAACAACCGTCTGACGCTCACCACCAACCTGACTGGAGCCCCGGACAATTACTTCACCGTCTACAAGCAGGAGTTCAACGCCGGGGCGACGATCGTGTTGAAGGAAGGCGACCTGGTGAACAGCAACAACGTGCACGGCATGGTAGTCGTCCCGAGACCCAGGGTCGTACCCGTCTGCGGTTTGCTGGTCGGCCCCGGGAACGTCTCGGCGCAGACCGCCGCGGGGGGCGCCGATCCAGTCGACTCGGTGGTCACCGTCCGGGCGTTCGGTGACGGCCCGGTTTCCTATCAGGCCCAGGAACTCGATGCCGACCAGAACGTCGCTAACGTTCCGTGGATGTCGCTGAGCAAGACCTTGGGCGGGCCAGTGGCCCCCCTGGGCAGCGACACGCTGTCGATCATTTACAGCATTACCGGCTTGAAGGTCGGAGTCTACAAGGCTTACGTCCGGATAACCGACACGTGCGACCCGACCCGGACATATCTGAGCGAAGTGACTCTTAGGATCCTTCCTGCGGACAGTGTCATCATTGGGATTTCGGAGTCCGGCGGCGATGGCGCAGGCTGGCCGGGTGCGCCCACCTCGCAGCGCGAGAATGACTACGGTTATCCCACCGCGGTGCCGCCGATTTCCGGGGCCATCGTGCCCTTCGATGCCAGCGCGCCGGGCGCACGGGTGTTCGCCTTCACCGACCGCACGCACCAGTACGTCAGCGCTCGCTACGTCGAGGGAAGTGGCGTGCTGGCCACGGGCGGCGGCAATGTCGCTCCGGGCATACCGCCCTACCTGGTCGGCGGAGAGTATGTCTCGACCCGCAACAACAACCGCGACAACGCCGCCTTCAAGCTCAACGTCACCATCAATCCGAACCTGACCCGCGGCGTCTGGGCGTATCTGCTGCTGGACAACCGACTTGGGCCTTCGGGCAACCAATCCAACGCCGACCCGCCGGTTCTGGGGAACGGCCTGATGGACTGGGTCGCGACTGACGGATGGGCCCAGTACAGCACCGGGATGTTCCCGAACGGACAGCCCGACTATGTGGGTATCGACGAGGGAGGGACGCCGGGAAGCTGGAACGATCGCGCGGTGAATGCTGGCGGCCTTGATCAGTACCCCACCCAGTTCTACACCGTCTATCGGAAGGGTTTTGCCGGCGGCGAGATCATCCCCCTTCAACAGCAGAACGGTGGCGGCATCAACATGTACGGTCTGGTGGTGGTTCCGAGGATCCCGTGCCAGCTCAGCGTTCCGGGCAGTGTCAGCGCCACCGGGCTGCAGGATGGGGCCAACCCGACCAATGTCATTGTGTCCATCAAGAACACCAGTGACGATCCGGTGGGTGTTTCCTACACGGTCGCCGAATTGGACGAGAACCAGAATGGTGCAGACGTACCCTGGCTGGCCATCAGCAAGCTCGGCGGAGGGCCGATTGCCCAGGGCGCGACGGACACGCTGACACTCAGCTTTAATACGGCGGGCATGCTGATGGGCGACTACGTGGCTCATCTGCGGTTCACCAACGATTGCCCCGAACCGAAATCCAAGTTCATGAGAGTCGTCCTGACCATCCAACCGCCGGACCTGCGACTCCCGCAGCGGATGGCTCCCAACGGGATGTACGTCCAGCAGGTTGGCTCCATGACCTGGGACCAGGCCCGGGTGCACTACAACGCCAACATCAAGGGCAATCTGCCGACCTTCCAGGGTGTTCCCGGTGACTGGACCGTCCCGGCGGACCGGTACATCGGCACGATCATTGGCAGTCACGCCGATATGTGGCTGCCGGGAACCGACTCCGACGGGATCAGCTCCCTGGACGGCGCGAATCTGGGAGCCCTTCTGGGCACGGTCGAGGACACGTTCAAGTGGCTTGACGGCACCGCCGTCCCCACCGGTGACGTCAGCGTCGGCGGCCCGTGGAACACGGGCGAGCCCAACGACTACAACCTGGGCGTTCCCGGCGAGGATGCCATGGAGATCTACGCCAGTGGTTTGTGGAACGACAACGTCGTCGGGACGACGCTCGACCCGGCTCAGGGAGGTGGGGCTCGCCCGTACTACCTCCTGTACGACGGTGTGGATCTGAGCGCCCAGGGCAAGTTCAGAGTCATGTACCGGCCTGGCACGACCGCCAACCTGACCGAGGCGATCAATCTGCTCAATGGTCCGGCCGTCCTGGGGGATGCCAAGGGCCAGTACTACGCGATCAGCTTCGGCGACCCCGGCACAGGAGGGGGTGGGACCGGGAGCGGCGGCGCCTGGCGCGACTGGCCGAAGGCCCCCTGGCCGACGGATGATCCGGTGGTGGCCAACAATGACGACGATAATTTCGTGAGCCGATCGACCGGCATCCTGATTGTTCCGGAGGCGGGGCAGTACACTTTTGTCGTCGCCCACGATGACGATTGCCTGTTCACCGTCGGCACTCAGCAGGCCGTCGGCGGGCCGTGCGATGGCTCCCAGCCGGTCTGCTCTCAGACCACGCTGGGGGGAGCAACGGCGAACGCCGTGGTGGTGACGTTTGCCCAGGCTGGTGAGTACCCGATGGAGCTGATCCAGAGAGAAGGTACTGGAGCATCTTACCTCCAGCTGTTCGCCGCTCAGGGCGACCGCACGGACGAGTTCAACAAGGGCTACCGTCAGGTCTTCCGTCTGGTTGGTGATGTGCTCGGCGGCGGCCTCGCGGTCAAGACGATCCCGGATGTGTGCGGTGTGGTGTTCGCCGATCGGGACCATGACGGGGATGTGGACCAGGTCGATTTCGGCCAGTTCCAGGCTTGCTTCAGCGGTAGTCTTGCCGCTCCAACCGACTGCAACTGCTTCGATCGGGACGGCTCCGACGCCTCGGGTGATGGTGACGTGGATGTGATGGACCTCCTGGCGTTCATGAATTGTTACACCGGTCCGGCGGTCGCTTGGTCGCAAGCGACGAATCCTGACTGCATCCCCGAGCGTCCATAGGCTATTCGAGGTGTGCAGGGGGGGCGGCGCGCGTAGCCGCCTCCCTGCTCGCACACCTCTCTGACGCTGCAACCACCTGCGGAAGCCCCCCCCCACCTTCGAACCGAACTTCGCTGAACCCGAGGCAGTGAGTGGTTACGGACCGTCGCCCGAGAAGCCCCTCCCGAATCGGATGGCACCCCGATCCGAAGGTGAACCCTTGCTCCACCAAGTCCACAGGAGTCATCTGCGGAATCGCTGGCGGGGGGTGGGGCGGGCTTGCAATGCGGAACGCGAAGCCTTATAGTACCGAACGAAGAATGGAAAGAGTGTAAGGGAAATGTTAGGTTTGGCATCGGCCGGAGCGGACTCCGGCGGGTGGACCTGAACCGTAACGGAAGGTGCTGCAGGCAGTTATGGCGATCACGGCTGAACAGAAGCGGGAATTGGTCGGAACGCACCGGACCCATGAGAAGGACACCGGATCGCCCGAAGTCCAGATTGCCTTGTTGACGCAGCGGATCAACCAATTGACCGAGCATCTCAAGACGCACAAGAAGGATGAGTCTTCGCGGCGTGGACTGCTGATGATGGTTGGTCACCGGAATGGTCTGCTGAAGTACCTGGCGGCCACCGACCGCCAGCGGTATCTGAGCTTGATTGCCCGTCTCGGCCTGCGCAAGTAGCCTGCTCTGGCACGCATCCTCCGGCCACTCTGGTTCCTATCGAAGCGCTCCGGGCCAATCCCCAGGCACTGGGTGCTTCAAGTTCCGGCTGCCTGATGAGCAACGACACAAGACGCCCTGCATCCGGCGACCGACGAGGTTGCTCACCTACCTGGCGTTTCTCTCTTCACTCGTTTTCGAGCTTACAGTTGAGGTTATGGTTATTCAAGTAGGACAGTGGTTAAGGCGGTATTGAATGGAAACAATCAGAGTTGAAACAGAGGTTGGTGGCCGCAAGCTCGTCCTGGAGACGGGCAAGATCGCCAAGCAAGCTGACGGCGCGGTGATGGTCAGCTACGGAGACAGTGTAGTTCTGGGCACGGCGGTTCGTGCCGCTCCCCGGGAGGGGATCGACTTTTTCCCGCTGACGGTGGATTACCGGGAGAAGGCGTATGCTGCGGGCAAGTTTCCCGGGGGTTTCTTCAAGCGGGAGGGACGGCCGACGAGCAAGGAAATCCTGACGATGCGGATGATTGACCGGCCGATCCGCCCGTTGTTTCCTGAAGGTTTCATGGACGAGATCCAGATTCAGTGTTTTGTGTTGGCGGCCGATCCGACGCTGGATTCGGACATTTCGGCGATTGTGTCGGGTTCGGCGGCTCTGTCGCTGAGTTCGGCTCCGTTTGAAGGTCCGATTGGTGCGGTTCGCGTGGGTCGGGTGGAGGGGCAGCTGATCATCAACCCGACGTATGCGCAGCTTGAGGTTTCCGACCTGGACATGATTCTGGCCGGTCACAAGGACGCGGTGAACATGATCGAGGTGGGTGCCCGGGAGATCAGTGAGGAGGTTGCGGCGGAGGCGATCGCTTTTGGTTACGAGTCGATCAAGGCGATCTGTGCGGCGATTGCGGAGTTACGGGGGAAGGCGGGCAAGGAGCGGGCCTGGGTGCCGCCGGAGCCGAACAGGGAGTTGGCCCGGCTGGTGCGTGAGAAGACGTACGATGAGTGTGTCAAGCGGCGTCAGATTGTCGGGAAGCTGGAGCGGCAGGCGGCGATGAAGGAGTTGTACGATTCGGTGATGGACGAGTTGTCGCCGAAGGACGTGGAGAAGCCGCCGTTTGAGCGGAATGCGGTGTTCGATGCGTTGCAGAAGATTGAGGAGGAAGTGATCACCAATCTGGTGCTGACGACGGGTCGGCGGACGGACGGGCGTGGACCGACGGATCTGCGGGAGATCAGTGGCGAGGTGGGTTTGTTGCCGCGGACTCACGGTTCGGCCCTGTTCACGCGTGGTGAGACACAGGCGATTGTGGTGACGACCCTGGGTACTGCGCGGGACGAGCAGATCATTGACGGGCTGGCGGAGGAGTATCGGCGCAAGTTCATGCTGCACTACAACTTCCCGCCGTTCTGCGTGGGCGAGGCCCGGCGGATCAGTGGTCCCGGTCGCCGGGAGATTGGGCATGGTGCTTTGGCGGAGCGGTCGTTGGAGGCGGTGCTTCCGAATGTCGAGCAGTTTCCGTACACGATCCGGGTGGTCAGCGAGATCACCGAATCGAACGGTTCCAGCTCGATGGCGAGTGTCTGCGGGGGCACGCTGGCGTTGATGGATGCGGGGGTACCGATTTCCCAGCCGGTCGCGGGCATTTCGATCGGCAGTTTTCACAACGATGAGAAGCGGATGTTGGTGACGGACATCATTGGGGAGGAGGACCACTTTGGGGACATGGATTTCAAGGTTGCGGGGACGCAGCGGGGCATTACGGGAATTCAGTTGGACTTGAAGGAGCGGGGAATTTCTCAGGAGACGATCGTAGCCGTACTGGCCCAGGCCAAGGCTGCCCGGATCCAGATACTGCGGAAGATGCTGGCGGTGCTTTCGCGTCCCCGGAAAGAAATCAGCCGGTACGCACCGCGGATCTTGACGATGAAGATCAATCCTGAGAAAATCGGGGCGGTCATCGGGCCGGGCGGCAAGGGTATCCGGGGCATCGAGGGAACGACCGGTGCCACGATCGATATCGAGGACGATGGCAGTGTGACCATTTCTTGTTTGGAGATGGAAGGCGCCCTCAAAGCACGAGAGATGATCGAACTGATCACGGAGGGTGTCAAAGTCGGGACGATCTGCACTGGGCGAGTGACCAGCGTGAAGGATTTCGGTGCGTTTATTGAAGTTGCACCGGGACAAGACGGGCTGTGCCATATCAGCGAACTGTCGGACGGGTTTGTCAAGTCGGTGAATGAAGTTTGCCGTGTCGGCGACCAAGTGCGTGTCAAGGTCATCGCCGTCGACGATCAGGGACGGATCAAGTTAAGCCGCAAGGTTCTGCTCCTTGAGGAA
Proteins encoded in this window:
- a CDS encoding AAA family ATPase translates to MLHGNDAIQALRAALEASPDNLALRRHLGDLLLRVGRAEEAIEVFRAGLAQAADARELKVGLAQAFYQAGKQSHALVIVEEFLKRPDTPAAIYVLHARLLLQEGNAERAVRQYKRAIEADPGAANEELAERLGVGSEPEDEVDNGRIRMGIGGDSTPGPDLQMERPKITFADVGGMESVKEEIRLKIIHPLTHRELYEAYGKPIGGGILMYGPPGCGKTHLARATAGEIKAGFLVVGINDVLDMWLGNSERNLHQVFEQARGNRPCVLFFDEVDALGASRSDLRGSAGRQVVNQFLAELDGAKASNDGVLILAATNAPWHLDSAFRRPGRFDRILFIPPPDTTARAAVLRILCRGKPLSDLDYDKLAKATENFSGADLKAVVDMAIEDKLREAMKAGTPSPLTTKDLATGAKKVQPSTREWFSTARNYAVYANQGGLYDDVLKYLRLT
- the rpsO gene encoding 30S ribosomal protein S15 codes for the protein MAITAEQKRELVGTHRTHEKDTGSPEVQIALLTQRINQLTEHLKTHKKDESSRRGLLMMVGHRNGLLKYLAATDRQRYLSLIARLGLRK
- the pnp gene encoding polyribonucleotide nucleotidyltransferase; its protein translation is METIRVETEVGGRKLVLETGKIAKQADGAVMVSYGDSVVLGTAVRAAPREGIDFFPLTVDYREKAYAAGKFPGGFFKREGRPTSKEILTMRMIDRPIRPLFPEGFMDEIQIQCFVLAADPTLDSDISAIVSGSAALSLSSAPFEGPIGAVRVGRVEGQLIINPTYAQLEVSDLDMILAGHKDAVNMIEVGAREISEEVAAEAIAFGYESIKAICAAIAELRGKAGKERAWVPPEPNRELARLVREKTYDECVKRRQIVGKLERQAAMKELYDSVMDELSPKDVEKPPFERNAVFDALQKIEEEVITNLVLTTGRRTDGRGPTDLREISGEVGLLPRTHGSALFTRGETQAIVVTTLGTARDEQIIDGLAEEYRRKFMLHYNFPPFCVGEARRISGPGRREIGHGALAERSLEAVLPNVEQFPYTIRVVSEITESNGSSSMASVCGGTLALMDAGVPISQPVAGISIGSFHNDEKRMLVTDIIGEEDHFGDMDFKVAGTQRGITGIQLDLKERGISQETIVAVLAQAKAARIQILRKMLAVLSRPRKEISRYAPRILTMKINPEKIGAVIGPGGKGIRGIEGTTGATIDIEDDGSVTISCLEMEGALKAREMIELITEGVKVGTICTGRVTSVKDFGAFIEVAPGQDGLCHISELSDGFVKSVNEVCRVGDQVRVKVIAVDDQGRIKLSRKVLLLEEAAEAKKQ